The Cyprinus carpio isolate SPL01 chromosome A19, ASM1834038v1, whole genome shotgun sequence genome has a segment encoding these proteins:
- the LOC109079331 gene encoding growth factor receptor-bound protein 10-like isoform X1, with translation MPSCSPDCCLYQAVEIIKVFSEDGVGKVVEVPANMTARDVCQFLVYKNHCLDDNCWSLVEHHSLLGLERCLEDHELVVPVQACMSPESKFLFRKNYAKYEFFRNPLNFFPEQMVAWCQETNGSIPQSQLLQNFLNSSSCPEIQGFLYMKETGRKSWKKLYMFLRRSGLYYSTKGMSKEPRHLQLLLDLEESNVFTVTTGRKMHNAPTDYQFCIKVSRMTPSKGRTEQKELKMLCAEDEQSRTCWMTAFRLLKFGILLYQNYKSPHQRKTAISNFTTPVRSVSENSLVAMDFSGRTGRVIDNPVEAQSAAMEEGHTWRKRSQRMNVLGSPSPLHPSPLSSVIHRTQLWFHGRIMREESHRMITQQGQVDGLFLLRDSQSNPKAFVLTLCHHQKIKHFQILPFEEDGQVFFSLDDGSTKFTDLIHLVEFYQLNRGILPCKLKHPCTMVAL, from the exons ATGCCATCGTGTTCGCCGGACTGTTGCTTATATCAGGCTGTAGAG ATCATCAAGGTTTTCAGCGAGGATGGTGTGGGAAAAGTTGTGGAAGTCCCCGCCAACATGACAGCCAGAGATGTGTGTCAGTTCCTGGTCTACAAGAACCACTGCCTGGATGACAACTGCTGGTCGCTAGTGGAGCATCATTCCCTGCTTGGTCTGG AGAGGTGCCTGGAAGATCATGAACTGGTTGTTCCTGTGCAGGCCTGCATGTCTCCAGAGAGCAAGTTTCTCTTCAGGAAGAACTATGCCAAGTACGAGTTCTTCAGAAACCCACTG AACTTCTTTCCGGAGCAGATGGTAGCGTGGTGTCAGGAAACTAATGGCTCTATCCCGCAGTCACAGCTCTTACAG AATTTCTTGAATTCCAGCAGCTGTCCAGAGATCCAGGGCTTCCTTTATATGAAAGAGACGGGCCGCAAGTCCTGGAAGAAGCTCTACATGTTCTTGCGCCGTTCTGGGCTGTACTACTCTACTAAAGGAATGTCTAAG GAGCCAAGGCACCTTCAGTTACTGTTGGACTTAGAGGAGAGCAATGTTTTCACTGTGACGACGGGCAGAAAGATGCACAACGCACCCACAGACTACCAATTCTGCATAAAGGTGAGCAGGATGACG CCCAGTAAGGGCAGGACAGAACAGAAGGAGTTGAAGATGCTGTGTGCCGAGGACGAGCAGAGCCGTACGTGCTGGATGACTGCTTTCAGACTGCTCAAg TTTGGAATTCTCCTATATCAGAACTACAAGAGCCCACACCAGAGAAAGACTGCCATATCAAACTTCACCACACCTGTG cgGAGTGTGTCTGAGAATTCGCTGGTGGCCATGGATTTTTCAGGAAGGACGGGTCGTGTGATTGACAACCCTGTGGAGGCTCAGAGCGCTGCCATGGAAGAGGGACACACTTGGAGA AAACGAAGTCAGAGAATGAATGTTTTGGGAAGCCCCAGTCCTCTACATCCTTCACCGTTAAGCTCAG TGATCCACAGGACGCAGTTATGGTTCCATGGCCGAATTATGAGAGAGGAGTCCCACAGGATGATTACGCAGCAGGGCCAAGTTGATGG GTTATTCTTATTGAGAGACAGCCAGAGCAACCCAAAAGCATTTGTTCTCACGCTGTGCCATCATCAGAAGATTAAACACTTCCAGATTTTACCT TTTGAGGAGGACGGCCAGGTCTTTTTTAGCCTTGATGACGGCTCTACCAAGTTCACAGACCTGATCCATCTGGTAGAGTTCTACCAGCTCAACAGGGGCATCCTGCCCTGCAAACTCAAACACCCCTGCACCATGGTGGCCTTATGA
- the LOC109079331 gene encoding growth factor receptor-bound protein 10-like isoform X2: MLPITPSTWTLSMALAGCPDYFLHHPNYQDNVDCTSSHRPSNLISSSFQQSSNRNSPNHPEDDVDLEALVNDMASLSSYESIYATCGTQHSDSAPLLHRTDGSGLHGNRVAPLPRGPSNKVTAPHSPTQKLRRSQPMHIQAVRELQGEWLKVSWESLPAIPNPFPELCSPSGSPVLSPGSLPQPSESHIIKVFSEDGVGKVVEVPANMTARDVCQFLVYKNHCLDDNCWSLVEHHSLLGLERCLEDHELVVPVQACMSPESKFLFRKNYAKYEFFRNPLNFFPEQMVAWCQETNGSIPQSQLLQNFLNSSSCPEIQGFLYMKETGRKSWKKLYMFLRRSGLYYSTKGMSKEPRHLQLLLDLEESNVFTVTTGRKMHNAPTDYQFCIKPSKGRTEQKELKMLCAEDEQSRTCWMTAFRLLKFGILLYQNYKSPHQRKTAISNFTTPVRSVSENSLVAMDFSGRTGRVIDNPVEAQSAAMEEGHTWRKRSQRMNVLGSPSPLHPSPLSSVIHRTQLWFHGRIMREESHRMITQQGQVDGLFLLRDSQSNPKAFVLTLCHHQKIKHFQILPFEEDGQVFFSLDDGSTKFTDLIHLVEFYQLNRGILPCKLKHPCTMVAL; encoded by the exons AGGATGATGTAGATCTGGAGGCCCTGGTGAATGACATGGCCTCTCTTTCTTCCTATGAGAGTATCTATGCAACCTGTGGGACCCAGCATTCAGACTCCGCCCCCCTCTTGCACCGCACTGATGGCAGTGGGCTCCATGGCAACAGAGTGGCCCCACTGCCAAGGGGCCCTAGTAATAAAGTGACTGCCCCCCACTCTCCTACCCAAAAGCTCCGGCGATCGCAGCCAATGCACATACAGGCCGTCAG GGAACTTCAGG GAGAATGGTTGAAGGTTAGTTGGGAGTCTTTGCCAGCTATTCCGAACCCTTTCCCTGAGCTCTGCAGCCCCTCGGGATCTCCTGTGCTGAGCCCTGGATCTCTGCCACAGCCATCTGAGTCACAT ATCATCAAGGTTTTCAGCGAGGATGGTGTGGGAAAAGTTGTGGAAGTCCCCGCCAACATGACAGCCAGAGATGTGTGTCAGTTCCTGGTCTACAAGAACCACTGCCTGGATGACAACTGCTGGTCGCTAGTGGAGCATCATTCCCTGCTTGGTCTGG AGAGGTGCCTGGAAGATCATGAACTGGTTGTTCCTGTGCAGGCCTGCATGTCTCCAGAGAGCAAGTTTCTCTTCAGGAAGAACTATGCCAAGTACGAGTTCTTCAGAAACCCACTG AACTTCTTTCCGGAGCAGATGGTAGCGTGGTGTCAGGAAACTAATGGCTCTATCCCGCAGTCACAGCTCTTACAG AATTTCTTGAATTCCAGCAGCTGTCCAGAGATCCAGGGCTTCCTTTATATGAAAGAGACGGGCCGCAAGTCCTGGAAGAAGCTCTACATGTTCTTGCGCCGTTCTGGGCTGTACTACTCTACTAAAGGAATGTCTAAG GAGCCAAGGCACCTTCAGTTACTGTTGGACTTAGAGGAGAGCAATGTTTTCACTGTGACGACGGGCAGAAAGATGCACAACGCACCCACAGACTACCAATTCTGCATAAAG CCCAGTAAGGGCAGGACAGAACAGAAGGAGTTGAAGATGCTGTGTGCCGAGGACGAGCAGAGCCGTACGTGCTGGATGACTGCTTTCAGACTGCTCAAg TTTGGAATTCTCCTATATCAGAACTACAAGAGCCCACACCAGAGAAAGACTGCCATATCAAACTTCACCACACCTGTG cgGAGTGTGTCTGAGAATTCGCTGGTGGCCATGGATTTTTCAGGAAGGACGGGTCGTGTGATTGACAACCCTGTGGAGGCTCAGAGCGCTGCCATGGAAGAGGGACACACTTGGAGA AAACGAAGTCAGAGAATGAATGTTTTGGGAAGCCCCAGTCCTCTACATCCTTCACCGTTAAGCTCAG TGATCCACAGGACGCAGTTATGGTTCCATGGCCGAATTATGAGAGAGGAGTCCCACAGGATGATTACGCAGCAGGGCCAAGTTGATGG GTTATTCTTATTGAGAGACAGCCAGAGCAACCCAAAAGCATTTGTTCTCACGCTGTGCCATCATCAGAAGATTAAACACTTCCAGATTTTACCT TTTGAGGAGGACGGCCAGGTCTTTTTTAGCCTTGATGACGGCTCTACCAAGTTCACAGACCTGATCCATCTGGTAGAGTTCTACCAGCTCAACAGGGGCATCCTGCCCTGCAAACTCAAACACCCCTGCACCATGGTGGCCTTATGA